One genomic window of Equus caballus isolate H_3958 breed thoroughbred chromosome 6, TB-T2T, whole genome shotgun sequence includes the following:
- the TFCP2 gene encoding alpha-globin transcription factor CP2 isoform X4, which translates to MAWALKLPLADEVIESGLVQDFDASLSGIGQELGAGAYSMSDVLALPIFKQEESSLPPDNENKILPFQYVLCAATSPAVKLHDETLTYLNQGQSYEIRMLDNRKLGELPEINGKLVKSIFRVVFHDRRLQYTEHQQLEGWRWNRPGDRILDIDIPMSVGIIDPRANPTQLNTVEFLWDPAKRTSVFIQVHCISTEFTMRKHGGEKGVPFRVQIDTFKENENGEYTEHLHSASCQIKVFKPKGADRKQKTDREKMEKRTPHEKEKYQPSYETTILTECSPWPEITYVNNSPSPGFNSSHSSFSLGEGNGSPNHQPEPPPPVTDNLLPTTTPQEAQQWLHRNRFSTFTRLFTNFSGADLLKLTRDDVIQICGPADGIRLFNALKGRMVRPRLTIYVCQESLQLREQQQQQQQQQQKHEDGDSNGSFFVYHAIYLEELTAVELTEKIAQLFSISPRQISQIYKQGPTGIHVLISDEMIQNFQEEACFILDTMKETNDSYHIILK; encoded by the exons tgatGTCCTTGCATTGCCCATTTTCAAGCAAGAAGAGTCAAGTTTGCCTCCTGATAATGAGAATAAAATCTTACCTTTCCAATATGTGCTTTGCGCTGCCACCTCTCCAGCAGTGAAACTCCATGATGAAACCCTGACATATCTCAATCAAG GGCAGTCTTATGAAATCCGAATGCTAGACAATAGGAAACTTGGAGAACTTCCAGAAATTAATGGCAAATTGgtgaag AGTATATTCCGTGTAGTGTTCCATGACAGACGGCTACAGTACACTGAACATCAGCAGCTGGAGGGCTGGAGGTGGAACCGACCTGGAGACAGAATTCTTGACATAG ATATCCCAATGTCTGTGGGTATAATCGATCCTAGGGCTAATCCAACCCAACTAAATACAGTGGAGTTCCTGTGGGACCCTGCAAAGAGGACATCTGTGTTTATTCAG GTGCACTGTATCAGCACAGAGTTCACTATGAGGAAACATGGCGGAGAAAAGGGAGTGCCATTCCGAGTACAAATTGATACCTTCAAGGAGAACGAGAACGGGGAATATACTGAGCACTTACACTCTGCCAGCTGCCAGATCAAAGTCTTCAAG CCCAAAGGTgcagacagaaagcaaaaaaCAGATAGGGAGAAAATGGAGAAGCGAACACCTCATGAAAAGGAGAAATATCAACCTTCCTATGAGACAACTATACTCACAGAG TGTTCTCCGTGGCCCGAGATCACATATGTCAATAACTCCCCATCACCTGGCTTCAACAGTTCCCATAGCAGTTTTTCTCTTGGGGAAGG aAATGGGTCACCAAATCACCAGCCAGAGCCGCCCCCTCCAGTCACAGAT aACCTCTTACCAACAACCACACCTCAGGAAGCTCAGCAGTGGTTGCATCGAAACCGTTTTTCTACATTCACAAGGCTTTTTACAAACTTCTCAG GGGCAGATTTACTGAAACTAACTAGAGATGATGTGATCCAAATCTGTGGCCCTGCCGATGGAATCAGACTTTTTAATGCATTGAAAGGCCG gaTGGTGCGCCCAAGGCTAACCATTTATGTTTGTCAGGAATCCTTGCAGTTGAgggagcagcagcaacagcagcagcaacagcagcagaagCATGAGGATGGAGACTCAAATGGTTCTTTCTTCG TGTACCATGCCATCTATCTCGAAGAACTGACAGCTGTGGAACTGACAGAAAAAATTGCTCAGCTTTTCAGCATTTCCCCTCGCCAGATCAGCCAGATCTACAAGCAGGGGCCAACAGGAATCCACGTGCTCATTAGTGATGAG aTGATACAGAACTTTCAGGAAGAAGCCTGTTTTATTCTGGACACAATGAAAg aaACCAATGATAGCTATCATATCATACTGAAGTAG
- the TFCP2 gene encoding alpha-globin transcription factor CP2 isoform X6 produces MPIVPSDVLALPIFKQEESSLPPDNENKILPFQYVLCAATSPAVKLHDETLTYLNQGQSYEIRMLDNRKLGELPEINGKLVKSIFRVVFHDRRLQYTEHQQLEGWRWNRPGDRILDIDIPMSVGIIDPRANPTQLNTVEFLWDPAKRTSVFIQVHCISTEFTMRKHGGEKGVPFRVQIDTFKENENGEYTEHLHSASCQIKVFKPKGADRKQKTDREKMEKRTPHEKEKYQPSYETTILTECSPWPEITYVNNSPSPGFNSSHSSFSLGEGNGSPNHQPEPPPPVTDNLLPTTTPQEAQQWLHRNRFSTFTRLFTNFSGADLLKLTRDDVIQICGPADGIRLFNALKGRMVRPRLTIYVCQESLQLREQQQQQQQQQQKHEDGDSNGSFFVYHAIYLEELTAVELTEKIAQLFSISPRQISQIYKQGPTGIHVLISDEMIQNFQEEACFILDTMKETNDSYHIILK; encoded by the exons tgatGTCCTTGCATTGCCCATTTTCAAGCAAGAAGAGTCAAGTTTGCCTCCTGATAATGAGAATAAAATCTTACCTTTCCAATATGTGCTTTGCGCTGCCACCTCTCCAGCAGTGAAACTCCATGATGAAACCCTGACATATCTCAATCAAG GGCAGTCTTATGAAATCCGAATGCTAGACAATAGGAAACTTGGAGAACTTCCAGAAATTAATGGCAAATTGgtgaag AGTATATTCCGTGTAGTGTTCCATGACAGACGGCTACAGTACACTGAACATCAGCAGCTGGAGGGCTGGAGGTGGAACCGACCTGGAGACAGAATTCTTGACATAG ATATCCCAATGTCTGTGGGTATAATCGATCCTAGGGCTAATCCAACCCAACTAAATACAGTGGAGTTCCTGTGGGACCCTGCAAAGAGGACATCTGTGTTTATTCAG GTGCACTGTATCAGCACAGAGTTCACTATGAGGAAACATGGCGGAGAAAAGGGAGTGCCATTCCGAGTACAAATTGATACCTTCAAGGAGAACGAGAACGGGGAATATACTGAGCACTTACACTCTGCCAGCTGCCAGATCAAAGTCTTCAAG CCCAAAGGTgcagacagaaagcaaaaaaCAGATAGGGAGAAAATGGAGAAGCGAACACCTCATGAAAAGGAGAAATATCAACCTTCCTATGAGACAACTATACTCACAGAG TGTTCTCCGTGGCCCGAGATCACATATGTCAATAACTCCCCATCACCTGGCTTCAACAGTTCCCATAGCAGTTTTTCTCTTGGGGAAGG aAATGGGTCACCAAATCACCAGCCAGAGCCGCCCCCTCCAGTCACAGAT aACCTCTTACCAACAACCACACCTCAGGAAGCTCAGCAGTGGTTGCATCGAAACCGTTTTTCTACATTCACAAGGCTTTTTACAAACTTCTCAG GGGCAGATTTACTGAAACTAACTAGAGATGATGTGATCCAAATCTGTGGCCCTGCCGATGGAATCAGACTTTTTAATGCATTGAAAGGCCG gaTGGTGCGCCCAAGGCTAACCATTTATGTTTGTCAGGAATCCTTGCAGTTGAgggagcagcagcaacagcagcagcaacagcagcagaagCATGAGGATGGAGACTCAAATGGTTCTTTCTTCG TGTACCATGCCATCTATCTCGAAGAACTGACAGCTGTGGAACTGACAGAAAAAATTGCTCAGCTTTTCAGCATTTCCCCTCGCCAGATCAGCCAGATCTACAAGCAGGGGCCAACAGGAATCCACGTGCTCATTAGTGATGAG aTGATACAGAACTTTCAGGAAGAAGCCTGTTTTATTCTGGACACAATGAAAg aaACCAATGATAGCTATCATATCATACTGAAGTAG
- the TFCP2 gene encoding alpha-globin transcription factor CP2 isoform X5 produces MPIVPSDVLALPIFKQEESSLPPDNENKILPFQYVLCAATSPAVKLHDETLTYLNQGQSYEIRMLDNRKLGELPEINGKLVKSIFRVVFHDRRLQYTEHQQLEGWRWNRPGDRILDIDIPMSVGIIDPRANPTQLNTVEFLWDPAKRTSVFIQVHCISTEFTMRKHGGEKGVPFRVQIDTFKENENGEYTEHLHSASCQIKVFKPKGADRKQKTDREKMEKRTPHEKEKYQPSYETTILTECSPWPEITYVNNSPSPGFNSSHSSFSLGEGNGSPNHQPEPPPPVTDNLLPTTTPQEAQQWLHRNRFSTFTRLFTNFSGADLLKLTRDDVIQICGPADGIRLFNALKGRMVRPRLTIYVCQESLQLREQQQQQQQQQQKHEDGDSNGSFFVYHAIYLEELTAVELTEKIAQLFSISPRQISQIYKQGPTGIHVLISDEMIQNFQEEACFILDTMKAETNDSYHIILK; encoded by the exons tgatGTCCTTGCATTGCCCATTTTCAAGCAAGAAGAGTCAAGTTTGCCTCCTGATAATGAGAATAAAATCTTACCTTTCCAATATGTGCTTTGCGCTGCCACCTCTCCAGCAGTGAAACTCCATGATGAAACCCTGACATATCTCAATCAAG GGCAGTCTTATGAAATCCGAATGCTAGACAATAGGAAACTTGGAGAACTTCCAGAAATTAATGGCAAATTGgtgaag AGTATATTCCGTGTAGTGTTCCATGACAGACGGCTACAGTACACTGAACATCAGCAGCTGGAGGGCTGGAGGTGGAACCGACCTGGAGACAGAATTCTTGACATAG ATATCCCAATGTCTGTGGGTATAATCGATCCTAGGGCTAATCCAACCCAACTAAATACAGTGGAGTTCCTGTGGGACCCTGCAAAGAGGACATCTGTGTTTATTCAG GTGCACTGTATCAGCACAGAGTTCACTATGAGGAAACATGGCGGAGAAAAGGGAGTGCCATTCCGAGTACAAATTGATACCTTCAAGGAGAACGAGAACGGGGAATATACTGAGCACTTACACTCTGCCAGCTGCCAGATCAAAGTCTTCAAG CCCAAAGGTgcagacagaaagcaaaaaaCAGATAGGGAGAAAATGGAGAAGCGAACACCTCATGAAAAGGAGAAATATCAACCTTCCTATGAGACAACTATACTCACAGAG TGTTCTCCGTGGCCCGAGATCACATATGTCAATAACTCCCCATCACCTGGCTTCAACAGTTCCCATAGCAGTTTTTCTCTTGGGGAAGG aAATGGGTCACCAAATCACCAGCCAGAGCCGCCCCCTCCAGTCACAGAT aACCTCTTACCAACAACCACACCTCAGGAAGCTCAGCAGTGGTTGCATCGAAACCGTTTTTCTACATTCACAAGGCTTTTTACAAACTTCTCAG GGGCAGATTTACTGAAACTAACTAGAGATGATGTGATCCAAATCTGTGGCCCTGCCGATGGAATCAGACTTTTTAATGCATTGAAAGGCCG gaTGGTGCGCCCAAGGCTAACCATTTATGTTTGTCAGGAATCCTTGCAGTTGAgggagcagcagcaacagcagcagcaacagcagcagaagCATGAGGATGGAGACTCAAATGGTTCTTTCTTCG TGTACCATGCCATCTATCTCGAAGAACTGACAGCTGTGGAACTGACAGAAAAAATTGCTCAGCTTTTCAGCATTTCCCCTCGCCAGATCAGCCAGATCTACAAGCAGGGGCCAACAGGAATCCACGTGCTCATTAGTGATGAG aTGATACAGAACTTTCAGGAAGAAGCCTGTTTTATTCTGGACACAATGAAAg cagaaACCAATGATAGCTATCATATCATACTGAAGTAG
- the TFCP2 gene encoding alpha-globin transcription factor CP2 isoform X3: MAWALKLPLADEVIESGLVQDFDASLSGIGQELGAGAYSMSDVLALPIFKQEESSLPPDNENKILPFQYVLCAATSPAVKLHDETLTYLNQGQSYEIRMLDNRKLGELPEINGKLVKSIFRVVFHDRRLQYTEHQQLEGWRWNRPGDRILDIDIPMSVGIIDPRANPTQLNTVEFLWDPAKRTSVFIQVHCISTEFTMRKHGGEKGVPFRVQIDTFKENENGEYTEHLHSASCQIKVFKPKGADRKQKTDREKMEKRTPHEKEKYQPSYETTILTECSPWPEITYVNNSPSPGFNSSHSSFSLGEGNGSPNHQPEPPPPVTDNLLPTTTPQEAQQWLHRNRFSTFTRLFTNFSGADLLKLTRDDVIQICGPADGIRLFNALKGRMVRPRLTIYVCQESLQLREQQQQQQQQQQKHEDGDSNGSFFVYHAIYLEELTAVELTEKIAQLFSISPRQISQIYKQGPTGIHVLISDEMIQNFQEEACFILDTMKAETNDSYHIILK; this comes from the exons tgatGTCCTTGCATTGCCCATTTTCAAGCAAGAAGAGTCAAGTTTGCCTCCTGATAATGAGAATAAAATCTTACCTTTCCAATATGTGCTTTGCGCTGCCACCTCTCCAGCAGTGAAACTCCATGATGAAACCCTGACATATCTCAATCAAG GGCAGTCTTATGAAATCCGAATGCTAGACAATAGGAAACTTGGAGAACTTCCAGAAATTAATGGCAAATTGgtgaag AGTATATTCCGTGTAGTGTTCCATGACAGACGGCTACAGTACACTGAACATCAGCAGCTGGAGGGCTGGAGGTGGAACCGACCTGGAGACAGAATTCTTGACATAG ATATCCCAATGTCTGTGGGTATAATCGATCCTAGGGCTAATCCAACCCAACTAAATACAGTGGAGTTCCTGTGGGACCCTGCAAAGAGGACATCTGTGTTTATTCAG GTGCACTGTATCAGCACAGAGTTCACTATGAGGAAACATGGCGGAGAAAAGGGAGTGCCATTCCGAGTACAAATTGATACCTTCAAGGAGAACGAGAACGGGGAATATACTGAGCACTTACACTCTGCCAGCTGCCAGATCAAAGTCTTCAAG CCCAAAGGTgcagacagaaagcaaaaaaCAGATAGGGAGAAAATGGAGAAGCGAACACCTCATGAAAAGGAGAAATATCAACCTTCCTATGAGACAACTATACTCACAGAG TGTTCTCCGTGGCCCGAGATCACATATGTCAATAACTCCCCATCACCTGGCTTCAACAGTTCCCATAGCAGTTTTTCTCTTGGGGAAGG aAATGGGTCACCAAATCACCAGCCAGAGCCGCCCCCTCCAGTCACAGAT aACCTCTTACCAACAACCACACCTCAGGAAGCTCAGCAGTGGTTGCATCGAAACCGTTTTTCTACATTCACAAGGCTTTTTACAAACTTCTCAG GGGCAGATTTACTGAAACTAACTAGAGATGATGTGATCCAAATCTGTGGCCCTGCCGATGGAATCAGACTTTTTAATGCATTGAAAGGCCG gaTGGTGCGCCCAAGGCTAACCATTTATGTTTGTCAGGAATCCTTGCAGTTGAgggagcagcagcaacagcagcagcaacagcagcagaagCATGAGGATGGAGACTCAAATGGTTCTTTCTTCG TGTACCATGCCATCTATCTCGAAGAACTGACAGCTGTGGAACTGACAGAAAAAATTGCTCAGCTTTTCAGCATTTCCCCTCGCCAGATCAGCCAGATCTACAAGCAGGGGCCAACAGGAATCCACGTGCTCATTAGTGATGAG aTGATACAGAACTTTCAGGAAGAAGCCTGTTTTATTCTGGACACAATGAAAg cagaaACCAATGATAGCTATCATATCATACTGAAGTAG